The segment AGGGCTCAAACGCAGTTAGGTTCCTGAGGGGAGCGAAGGGCTGCAAGTGCGTTTGAGCCTTAGATGTTGTGGGTAGTTCTTATTCCCAAATCTCCTGTTTAATTGTCGAAAGCTTTTCATTTTTAAGGTGCTCAGTGGCCCTGAAAACATCTCTTTGTTCAATTTCCTCTTGCGTCTGCCTTTTAATGGATTTCAAAAGCTTCTTTCCAATGCTGAGTTTAACCCTATCTGTATTAAAACTATCTAAGCAGTTTGTACTAATTCGTCCATTGTTAACTCTAGGTCCACCCCTGTATTGTTCGGTCAATGCAAGCTGTGTCATGTGATTAATGTAGGTCTCCATAGACTTCACTCTATTTTCTTCAATTGCAGCCTGAAGTATCTGATTATATCTTTCATCAGTTAATTCGGGGAAGATGGATTGTAAATGGTCCTTGTTCAAAAAGTTTGATTCAATATCAGTTCCTGCAGTGAAAAATATATCCAACCCAGCATCACTTGCCTTTTGAGCTATATCACGCTTTTCATCTTCACTTAAATAATCTGAATCCCTATGTATTATAATTCGAGCATTGGGAGCATGCTTTTTGATAAAAGCGGCCAAAACAACAGCAGTATCCAATTTTGAACAACCATCATAAGCCCAAACATCAGTTTCATCAAGGTTAAATTCATTTGCCATGAGAATAGCTTTTAATGGTTTAGTGATTGAGTCCTCCGTCAATACAATACACTTAATATTGCCATTATTCAAGAAGTCACCCTTATCTAATGCACCAATTTCCAATAGGACTTTGACAAAATTGTAATCTTCTTCGCTCAATTTTCCATCAACTATCCAATGAACCTCAGCTACCTCTTGAAAAGAATCAAGCAGGTGTCTTGAGTGGGTACTTAAAATGATTTGAAACCCTAATTCTGTTGTTAGTTCATGAAGTTTTCCGGCTATGATTTTCTGATTTTGTGGATGTAAATGACTGTCGGGTTCATCAAGAATCAAAAATTTGGGTCTGTACAAATGCAAGTATGAAAGAATCTGAATTGTCTGAAGTACGCCAGTGCCGTAAGTGTCAATTGGCAGATTCAAATCTCCTTTGATAATATAAACATCAATGTTGTCGTCCCTTCTTGGGTTAAATGAAATTTCTATAGATATATCTGGGAAAATATCATTGAGATCTTCATGAAATGCGCTCCACTTCTCCGCATTTTGTGACAAAATCAATAGGATATTTCTAAAAACACTGTTTGCGTTTCCCTTAGCAGCAGTTTTTCTAACTATACCTTCGCTTTTAAACTGCTCAAAAGCTGCAATTCCTGCTAACCCTGGAACATAAATTGAAAATGGACTTTCAATGTTTCGGATTTGTTGTCCTAGCGCTTGTCCATCAATTGCTACAAGAAGATTTTTATTGCGGCCTTTTCTGAGTGTGAATTCTGCGGTTTCATTTGAATCAGATTCTGTAAACTTAACGAGAATAGCTTCTTCAACTTTCTGACTTAGAGACCCGCCATTCCCCAGCGTGTAAATATCGTTGGTAGGTGTGTACAATATTTGTTCCGGAGTCAATGATGTTGAGAGCCTATCATTTTTCCAATTTGTTCTTCGAAATTCAGCAAGTGATGTAGTTTGAGCAATTGAAATCGAAAACTGAATAGCTTGTAAAATTGAACTTTTTCCAGCATTATTACCCCCAACCAAAACATTTATATTGTCAAGTCTAAGCTCGAGTTCTTCGATATTCTTAAACCTTGATATTTCAATCTTATCTATCATTTGTGTCTTTTTCAATTACCCACAACGGCTCTGTATAAAAAACGTAGGGCTTTCGGAGCACTTTCCTGTCAGCCGAGCAGGAAGTTCATTAAGAGCACTAAACTCTTTGCAACCCTTGTCCGCCCTATGTTTTCTATACTTTGTTAGCGGCATACCCTTTTTTGTTTTTTCAATTTACCCATTCTTGATAGTCACAACCGTACAAGAAATTTGAGCAACCATAAAAAGCCCATTGTTTTCCGTTCTTAGTCCCGCTTCTTTTAACAAGGTCTGCGGTTACACATCGTGGACATTTCTTTATCAATGAATTGTCACTTTCTAATTCCAATTCTGAGATGAACTTTGATTTGTATGAACTGTCTGCAACGAAAAAAACGTTTTCTTTAGCTCTGGTCATTGCAACATAAAACAGTCGTCTTTCTTCTCCATTTTCAAATTGGTCAGCTTCACTTAGCAGTAGGTTTAATACATTGTCATCTGACATTTCAGAAGGGAATCCATGCTTCCCTGAATTGCAATTTATGATAATAACTATATCTGCTTCAAGTCCCTTCGCTTTATGAACCGACAGGAATTGAGCCTGTATGGTTCTCGTTTCTCCTTCTTCTGTTTTTACGTTGTATGAAAGTGTTCCACTTTCCTTGTTAATCCGAAAAACGTGATGTTCATTTTTTACTCTGTCAATATCAAAATTATACCTACCCAAAATAAATATTTCCTTGCTTTCAATATTATCGGTCGTTTCTAATAGTTTATCAAAAATTTGTTTTAGAGCAAAAGTATCGTCTTGATTGTCAGTGACAGAATAATGAATTTCATAGTAAGTTTTGCCCAAATTGGATTTACCCTTTAGTTCCTTTCTTGCTTGGTTAGGGTTCTTTTGAATGAACTCACTGGAAAGATTTACTAACGGATTGTGAAAACGATAAGTAGTTTCAATTTTGGATTTAACTGTGTACCCAAAGTAATTCTCAAACTCTTTGAATAGGGCAATATCACTACCACTAAATCGGTAGATTGATTGCCAATCATCACCAACACAGAATAATTTGCAGGCTGGATTATTATTTTTTATTGCTTTGACGAGTTGATACCTGCCAATGGAAATATCTTGAAACTCATCAATTATCACATAACCAAAGGTTCTGTTGTAACTTCCAATAGTAAGATAGCTTGATGCCTTATTAATCATATCGCTAAAATCAATTTCATTTCTTTCGGCTAATCGATTTTCATAGCGTTCAAAAATCGGCTCAATGATTTTAATGAATAAATCATTTCTCCTCTTTTGAAAATTGTCTTGGGTTTGTCCGTTTTTATTAATTACGTCCTTGATTGTATAGCTGTTGGATTTCATTAATGTTATAAAGGTTTGAAACAAAGCAATAAAGCTGCTAACTTCTTCTTGTGCTGCTTCATTTATTATTTCCCATATTTCTCTTGGTGATTTAGGTTTTAAGGTTATGCCCGCTTCAATTAAATTTTTAGTTAGATTTTCAAATAGACTGTCTTCCGACATTTCATAGCTGAAAGTTTCAATCAATGAAGTACCATATCTTTCGTGCATTTTTCTTGCCCATTCTATTTTGTCCCAATATTTATCTTTCGCTTCTTCTTGAGTTTCTCCGTCTTTTGCGAACCAATGAGGGACATCACCGTTCCTTGAAACGCCAAAATGTTCTATATATACCTTTCTTCCGTTTTGAATTATGGTAAAATCGGGCTTGTATTGTCTGTATGCTCGTGTAGCCGTATCGTGTTCGTATGGATATTCATATTCGTAGTTGATACTATTAAATAAAAGGAAGTTTGCAATCCGGCATTCTTCAATACTTTTTACGACTTCCATCTTGTAAGTTGTTCTGCCTCTTACTGGAATTTCTTTGACTTTATATGTTCTAAAATTCTGGTCTTTGAGGTATTGAACGTAATCACCTTGATTTTCAAATTCAAACTGCGACTTAGTTGGCTTTAAAAAATCAGTAAAGTATTGCGTTACTTGTTGCAAGTAACTTTCGTTTTGAATTAATTCTTTGAAATACTTGGTAAGTAGTGGCCTGAACTGGCTTTCATCAAAAATACTCGGCTGTTTTCCTTCAACTTCAGCAATGACGTCTTTGCCGAATTTATGAAATGTTTTTGCTTCAACTCCATCAATATCTATTCTGTCTGCAAGAGTAGAAGCTGATTTATTGGTAAAAGAGATAAGCAAAATTTCTTCCGGGGCAATTTTGTAACGGTCAATTACATAATTCACTTTTCCAACTATGGTTGTTGTTTTCCCGGAACCTGCACCCGCTATTACAATATTGTTGTCCTCATCCGTTACTATTGCCGTTCTTTGTTGTGTGTCAAGTTTCCTCCCTTCAATATTGTCAAAAAATCGATCGTAATTCTTTAATTCATCTTTTACAAATTGTTTATTGAAGTCGTTGCGAAAGGTTTTGGCATTTTTGAAATAATTCTGAAAAGTCTTTATCGTCTGAACTTCTGTATCCGACAATCCAATTTTTTCGTAGGGTTTGTCTTTGATTTCATTAAAAAGGGTGGCCTGCTTGTTTGTCCAAACAGTTAAAGGATAGTTAGCAAAATAGCCGTTTTGAAAGTCAAGATGTTTTGAAAACAGGTCAACTGATGATTTTATACTGTCGAGTTTTGAAGTGAAAAAATCAAAGAGGCGTTGTCTTGCAGCCTCTCTTTCTCTGGCTAATTTTTCTTCAAGTTCTTTTTTCTTTCGCTTTTTCTCCTTGTCCCACCGATAGAGTAAAAGTCCT is part of the Cryomorphaceae bacterium genome and harbors:
- a CDS encoding DUF2813 domain-containing protein gives rise to the protein MKKTQMIDKIEISRFKNIEELELRLDNINVLVGGNNAGKSSILQAIQFSISIAQTTSLAEFRRTNWKNDRLSTSLTPEQILYTPTNDIYTLGNGGSLSQKVEEAILVKFTESDSNETAEFTLRKGRNKNLLVAIDGQALGQQIRNIESPFSIYVPGLAGIAAFEQFKSEGIVRKTAAKGNANSVFRNILLILSQNAEKWSAFHEDLNDIFPDISIEISFNPRRDDNIDVYIIKGDLNLPIDTYGTGVLQTIQILSYLHLYRPKFLILDEPDSHLHPQNQKIIAGKLHELTTELGFQIILSTHSRHLLDSFQEVAEVHWIVDGKLSEEDYNFVKVLLEIGALDKGDFLNNGNIKCIVLTEDSITKPLKAILMANEFNLDETDVWAYDGCSKLDTAVVLAAFIKKHAPNARIIIHRDSDYLSEDEKRDIAQKASDAGLDIFFTAGTDIESNFLNKDHLQSIFPELTDERYNQILQAAIEENRVKSMETYINHMTQLALTEQYRGGPRVNNGRISTNCLDSFNTDRVKLSIGKKLLKSIKRQTQEEIEQRDVFRATEHLKNEKLSTIKQEIWE